A window from Acinonyx jubatus isolate Ajub_Pintada_27869175 chromosome E1, VMU_Ajub_asm_v1.0, whole genome shotgun sequence encodes these proteins:
- the CACNG1 gene encoding voltage-dependent calcium channel gamma-1 subunit, with product MSQTKAPKVRATLFCILVGIVLAMVAVVTDHWAVLSPEVEHHNATCEAAHFGLWRICIKRIVTSDGKDKTCGPISLPGEKNCSYFRHFNPGETSEIFEVTTQKEYSISAAAIAIFSLGFIIMGTICALLSFRKKRDYLLRPASMFYAFAGLCIFVSVEVTRQSVKRMIDSEHTVWIDYYYSWSFACACAAFVLLFLGGLALLLFSLPRMPQNPWESCMDAEPEH from the exons ATGTCCCAGACCAAAGCGCCCAAGGTCCGCGCGACCCTCTTCTGCATCCTGGTGGGCATCGTGCTGGCCATGGTGGCCGTGGTGACCGACCACTGGGCGGTGCTGAGCCCCGAGGTGGAGCACCACAACGCCACCTGCGAGGCGGCCCACTTCGGCCTCTGGCGGATTTGCATCAAGCGTATTGTCACGAGTGACGGCAAGGACAAGACCTGCGGACCCATCTCCCTGCCTGGGG AGAAAAACTGTTCCTACTTCAGGCATTTTAACCCAGGCGAGACCTCCGAGATCTTCGAAGTCACTACTCAGAAAG AGTACAGCATCTCGGCCGCCGCCATCGCCATCTTCAGCCTCGGCTTCATCATCATGGGGACCATCTGCGCGCTTCTGTCCTTCAGGAAGAAGCGGGATTACCTGCTGAGGCCGGCGTCCATGTTCTATGCGTTCGcag GTCTGTGCATCTTCGTGTCGGTGGAGGTCACGCGGCAGTCGGTGAAGCGCATGATCGACAGCGAGCACACCGTCTGGATCGACTACTACTACTCCTGGTCCTTCGCCTGCGCCTGCGCCGCCTTCGTCCTCCTCTTCCTCGGCGGCCTCGCCCTCCTGCTCTTCTCCCTGCCTCGAATGCCCCAGAACCCCTGGGAGTCCTGCATGGACGCCGAGCCCGAGCACTAG